The following coding sequences are from one Halobaculum magnesiiphilum window:
- a CDS encoding type B DNA-directed DNA polymerase: MVLAIDYDGTTVVEWRLTADGVERTRVDDYRPTMYVGAPVSELYGEHGGQTPRVQLPARGALTEPLEDLRTFLRGQAAVESLSVDVWRQTFRSDARPVLKIECREIDDVRSVARRVQQFGAADTYTCYNVDVTRQFRYTLETGTDPAPDTDVRELRTLELGFPAHESGVEALPKLSIDGESVGSTPREVVEAVGERVASVDPDVLIVDTAEVVPLLFEAAGGYGLQPFELGREPGYTQLASASTYTSYGNVGHSPARYSVPGRVLLDRSNSFFLHEAGLEGCLDLVERAGLPLQELGWASIGRVLTAMQIREARSRGVLVPWQAWRPEFFRSAATLDTADRGGTTLAPEVGVHEDVHELDFSSLYPNIIREYNISPETVRCGCCDNDSVPNLGYSICERDGYLPAVLGPLIDGRDAIKQQIRESDDPEEIAALESRSAAIKWILVSCFGYQGFSNAKYGRIECHEAINAFAREILLDAKAALEAGGWRVLHGIVDSIWVTPAPEVAKTDRRALGTIAQEVSSEVGIELEYEGAFEWVAFCPRRGRDGGALTRYFGRRRGESYTEEGVGEAVKTRGIECRQDDTPAWIVRLQATLIRTLDRTHDVEAVVGELRRWLRRLEEGEVDPSELLVTQRVSKRAEQYRYETVTVAALKRAKWKDCALEPGQRVEYLVVDDEATGLGRVRLGYESLERYDVEWYRREAIRAAESVVSPIGWDRERIHREVSGVVEPSLGEFG; encoded by the coding sequence ATGGTGCTCGCGATCGACTACGACGGTACCACGGTCGTCGAGTGGCGCCTCACGGCCGACGGTGTCGAACGCACACGCGTCGACGACTACCGGCCGACGATGTACGTCGGTGCGCCGGTTTCGGAGTTGTACGGTGAGCACGGGGGCCAGACGCCACGAGTGCAGCTGCCGGCGCGTGGGGCGCTCACTGAGCCCCTCGAGGACCTCCGGACGTTCCTCAGGGGTCAGGCAGCCGTCGAGTCGCTCTCGGTCGACGTGTGGCGCCAGACGTTCCGTTCTGATGCCCGGCCGGTACTCAAGATAGAGTGTCGCGAGATCGATGACGTCCGTTCGGTCGCCCGGCGAGTCCAGCAGTTCGGCGCGGCGGACACCTACACCTGCTACAACGTCGATGTGACGCGGCAGTTTCGGTATACGCTCGAAACCGGGACGGATCCAGCGCCCGACACGGATGTGCGCGAGCTTCGGACCCTTGAACTGGGGTTTCCGGCCCACGAGTCCGGGGTAGAAGCGCTGCCCAAACTCTCCATCGACGGTGAGTCAGTGGGATCGACGCCGCGGGAGGTGGTCGAGGCGGTTGGCGAGCGCGTCGCGAGCGTCGACCCGGACGTGCTGATCGTCGATACCGCTGAGGTCGTCCCCCTGCTGTTCGAGGCGGCAGGGGGGTACGGGCTCCAGCCGTTCGAACTGGGGCGCGAACCGGGCTATACACAGCTGGCATCGGCCTCGACGTACACAAGCTACGGGAACGTCGGCCACTCGCCAGCACGATATTCAGTGCCGGGGAGAGTACTGCTCGACCGCTCAAACTCGTTTTTCTTGCACGAGGCAGGCCTCGAGGGCTGTCTCGATCTTGTTGAGCGGGCTGGACTGCCCTTACAGGAGTTGGGCTGGGCGTCGATCGGGCGGGTGCTGACGGCGATGCAGATCCGGGAAGCGCGTTCGCGGGGCGTATTGGTGCCGTGGCAAGCGTGGCGCCCGGAATTCTTCCGCTCGGCGGCGACGCTCGATACTGCCGATCGCGGCGGTACGACATTGGCGCCAGAGGTTGGAGTCCACGAGGACGTCCACGAGCTCGACTTCTCCTCGCTGTATCCGAACATCATTCGCGAGTACAACATCTCACCCGAGACGGTGCGGTGTGGCTGCTGTGACAACGACTCGGTTCCAAACCTGGGGTATTCGATTTGCGAGCGAGATGGGTACCTCCCCGCTGTGTTAGGACCGCTTATTGATGGGCGGGACGCGATCAAGCAGCAGATTCGGGAGTCGGACGATCCAGAGGAGATCGCGGCGTTGGAGTCACGCTCGGCGGCGATCAAGTGGATCCTCGTCAGCTGCTTTGGCTATCAGGGCTTCTCGAACGCGAAGTACGGCCGGATCGAGTGCCACGAGGCAATCAACGCGTTTGCTCGGGAGATCCTGTTAGATGCGAAAGCTGCACTGGAAGCGGGCGGGTGGCGCGTGCTGCACGGAATCGTCGATTCGATCTGGGTGACACCGGCGCCAGAGGTTGCTAAAACCGACCGACGGGCGCTTGGTACGATTGCCCAGGAAGTGAGTTCGGAGGTGGGTATCGAGTTGGAGTACGAGGGCGCCTTCGAGTGGGTCGCCTTCTGTCCCCGTCGCGGTAGGGATGGAGGGGCGCTCACTCGGTACTTCGGCCGGCGACGTGGGGAGTCATATACAGAGGAAGGTGTGGGTGAAGCGGTGAAGACCCGGGGGATCGAGTGCCGCCAGGATGATACCCCGGCGTGGATCGTGCGGTTGCAGGCGACATTGATCCGGACGTTAGATCGGACCCATGACGTGGAGGCCGTCGTTGGAGAGCTGCGACGGTGGCTCAGGCGGCTGGAAGAGGGTGAGGTGGACCCGTCGGAGTTGCTGGTGACCCAGCGGGTGTCGAAGCGCGCTGAGCAGTACCGGTACGAGACCGTGACCGTGGCGGCGTTGAAGCGCGCGAAATGGAAGGACTGTGCGCTCGAACCCGGCCAGCGCGTCGAGTATCTGGTGGTGGATGATGAAGCGACTGGGCTGGGACGGGTTCGGCTGGGGTATGAGTCGCTAGAGCGGTATGATGTCGAGTGGTATCGTCGCGAGGCGATTCGGGCTGCCGAGAGTGTGGTCTCGCCAATTGGGTGGGATCGCGAGCGGATTCATCGGGAGGTGTCGGGCGTTGTGGAGCCGTCGCTGGGGGAGTTTGGGTGA
- a CDS encoding DUF7563 family protein produces the protein MPTCGNCESFVTQRYVDVFAPSGLESVRVCPSCEDLVRDGNGVREARSSRQ, from the coding sequence ATGCCGACCTGTGGAAACTGCGAGAGTTTTGTCACGCAGCGGTACGTCGATGTCTTCGCACCCAGTGGTTTGGAGTCGGTTCGTGTCTGTCCAAGTTGCGAAGATCTTGTTCGAGACGGCAACGGTGTCAGAGAAGCCCGAAGCTCGAGGCAGTGA
- a CDS encoding lamin tail domain-containing protein produces the protein MGQSASTLIIGPTGETMLIDTGDFRTDGDHVLSYLKEHDIERIDHLVVTHNDADHIGGNAAVIEYLETEGEGVGAVYDPGIAASTQTYEAYLDAVEEYDVTLYEVREGDDLPFEGIETRVLGPPDPYLDVDSRNENGIVLHLAFGETSFLHTGDAEERQEEYLVNEYGESLNATVYKTGHHGSDSSSSNELLDLVSPEVAVISSAYDSQYGHPHEVVLERFAERSIPTYWTATHGTVVMETNGSAVTVKTQAQAPTDPLAIRDGDPVEPGTSTPLEQRAVITAVGGSVQTVTPTATSTPAITDGGADPGALELVEVHADAEGSDRENLNDEYLVFENTGDTELDLSGWTIEDAADHVYTVPEGTMLKPGAQITVHTGSGSDTATDLYWGASAPVWNNGGDTVTVRTEDETIVLQEEYN, from the coding sequence GTGGGTCAGTCCGCGAGCACGCTCATCATCGGGCCCACAGGTGAGACGATGCTTATCGACACGGGCGACTTCCGTACTGACGGAGATCACGTCCTTTCGTATCTCAAAGAGCACGATATCGAGCGAATCGACCACCTCGTCGTCACCCACAATGACGCGGACCACATCGGGGGAAACGCCGCGGTGATCGAGTATCTCGAAACTGAGGGTGAGGGGGTCGGCGCCGTGTACGACCCCGGGATCGCCGCGAGTACGCAGACGTACGAGGCGTATCTCGATGCGGTCGAAGAGTACGACGTCACGTTGTACGAGGTCCGCGAAGGTGACGATCTTCCGTTCGAGGGCATTGAGACCCGCGTGCTCGGGCCACCCGATCCCTACCTGGATGTCGATAGCCGCAACGAGAACGGGATCGTGCTCCACCTCGCGTTCGGTGAGACCAGCTTCCTCCACACAGGGGACGCCGAGGAGCGCCAGGAGGAGTACCTCGTCAACGAGTACGGCGAGTCGCTTAACGCGACCGTGTACAAGACCGGCCACCACGGGAGCGACAGCAGTTCCAGCAACGAACTCCTGGATCTCGTTTCGCCTGAAGTGGCCGTCATCTCCAGCGCCTACGATTCCCAATATGGCCACCCGCACGAGGTCGTCCTTGAACGATTTGCTGAGCGGTCGATCCCGACCTACTGGACTGCGACCCACGGTACTGTCGTGATGGAAACCAACGGCTCAGCGGTCACGGTCAAAACGCAAGCCCAAGCACCGACGGATCCGCTCGCGATTCGTGATGGTGATCCGGTCGAACCGGGCACGAGCACACCCCTCGAGCAGCGCGCTGTGATCACTGCTGTGGGCGGCAGCGTCCAGACGGTCACGCCGACCGCAACGTCGACACCGGCTATCACCGACGGGGGAGCCGATCCGGGCGCGCTCGAACTCGTTGAGGTGCACGCGGACGCCGAGGGTTCGGATCGCGAGAACCTGAACGACGAGTACCTCGTCTTCGAGAACACCGGCGACACCGAACTCGATCTCTCCGGGTGGACAATCGAGGACGCTGCCGACCACGTCTACACGGTTCCAGAGGGAACGATGCTCAAGCCCGGCGCGCAGATCACCGTGCACACAGGGAGTGGCTCGGATACAGCAACTGACCTGTACTGGGGTGCATCTGCACCAGTCTGGAACAATGGCGGGGATACAGTAACTGTCCGGACGGAGGATGAGACGATCGTGCTGCAGGAGGAGTACAACTGA
- a CDS encoding DUF3006 domain-containing protein → MTDDTADVPDGEHTAVVDRFEGELAVLEVTTPDGLRQLVVDEGELPEDGRHQDAVLEVTVESQELVDATYNERETESRAESAQDRFDQLSNRLGSDNSDDH, encoded by the coding sequence ATGACTGATGATACCGCCGACGTCCCCGACGGGGAACACACAGCAGTGGTTGATCGCTTCGAAGGCGAGCTCGCCGTCCTGGAGGTGACGACACCAGATGGGCTCCGTCAACTCGTCGTCGACGAGGGTGAGCTACCCGAGGATGGCCGTCACCAGGATGCCGTCCTCGAGGTGACCGTTGAGTCGCAGGAGTTGGTGGACGCCACATACAACGAGCGTGAGACAGAATCGCGGGCAGAATCGGCTCAGGACCGATTCGACCAGCTCTCGAACCGTCTTGGATCTGATAATTCTGACGACCACTAG
- a CDS encoding MarR family transcriptional regulator, which translates to MSIDRDTFENTSEDELVDLSVPDQVLGFLVANEERAFKAHEIASQIGVDEGAVSTALSRLKGRDLVEHKATYWAVTDDAERLEGYSGYERVTALFNEQFGEEDKEAWREHAPEEPHPSVEDDQ; encoded by the coding sequence ATATCCATCGACCGAGACACCTTCGAGAACACAAGCGAGGACGAGCTCGTGGATCTTTCTGTCCCAGATCAGGTACTGGGGTTCCTCGTCGCCAACGAGGAACGTGCGTTCAAGGCCCACGAAATCGCCTCCCAGATTGGCGTCGACGAGGGCGCGGTTAGCACCGCTCTGTCGCGATTGAAGGGCCGTGACCTCGTTGAGCACAAGGCGACGTACTGGGCGGTGACCGATGACGCCGAACGCCTCGAAGGATATAGTGGCTACGAGCGAGTGACAGCGCTGTTCAATGAACAATTCGGCGAAGAAGACAAGGAAGCGTGGCGCGAGCACGCACCCGAGGAACCCCACCCGAGCGTCGAGGACGACCAGTGA
- a CDS encoding nucleotidyltransferase family protein, giving the protein MAITLRRSLHLILISILNNFFYPEKEDTNPVAQRGPLHNVQTISMTRKKFQADLSIAGVVLAAGSSQRFEKGNKLLWHLHEEPIVAHATRTLVNSDIDTIVVVTGHDAARVTTAVCDLPVSVAYNREHDAGQSTSVAAGIDAIPEDIDAVVFVLADMPFIDTETVDTLVQFYRTKDVTAVAAGYGGQRGHPVLFDVNHFRRLASVEGDIGGRQVFEEAAHSIIVDVDDPGVIRDIDEMDDINR; this is encoded by the coding sequence GTGGCAATTACACTCAGACGATCACTTCATCTCATTCTCATTTCAATATTGAATAACTTCTTCTACCCAGAGAAAGAAGACACCAATCCAGTAGCCCAAAGGGGCCCTTTACACAATGTACAAACAATCAGTATGACACGCAAGAAGTTTCAGGCAGATCTCTCGATTGCGGGAGTTGTCCTCGCTGCTGGGTCAAGTCAACGGTTCGAAAAAGGAAATAAGCTACTATGGCATCTTCACGAAGAACCGATAGTGGCTCATGCGACCCGGACGCTGGTTAACAGTGACATAGATACCATCGTCGTAGTTACTGGACACGACGCTGCGCGCGTAACGACCGCAGTTTGTGATTTACCCGTTAGCGTTGCATACAACCGGGAACACGATGCTGGGCAGTCGACATCTGTCGCCGCCGGAATTGATGCGATCCCAGAAGATATCGATGCTGTTGTCTTCGTGCTGGCAGACATGCCGTTCATCGATACTGAAACTGTTGATACACTCGTTCAATTCTATCGAACTAAAGACGTAACAGCGGTCGCGGCTGGGTACGGAGGTCAACGGGGCCACCCCGTCTTATTCGACGTGAATCACTTCAGGAGGCTTGCTTCCGTCGAGGGTGATATCGGCGGCCGCCAGGTCTTCGAGGAGGCCGCACACTCAATTATCGTTGATGTGGATGATCCTGGCGTAATACGCGATATTGACGAAATGGACGATATCAATAGATGA